The Apostichopus japonicus isolate 1M-3 chromosome 20, ASM3797524v1, whole genome shotgun sequence genome contains a region encoding:
- the LOC139960860 gene encoding uncharacterized protein produces MDMYQQYQYNGYPPMPPVKQEPMDYPPPYPMDYMDMNNYQPLPPVPPPMEEPQPKVKKRKTKQDKVTDHFKEKKPRKKIDRFKGMPEEEVAKRTLPDHLKENLDIVIIGINPGLMAAFKGHHYAGPGNHFWKCLYLSGMTVEPLTAMDDYKLLDIGIGFTNMVERTTRGSADLTRKEIKEGAQIMVEKIKKYRPLIACFNGKGIYEIFSGKKDFEVGRQPETIPGTDTVIYVMPSSSARCSQFPRAQDKVQFYITLRDLRDELKAVNSNNGIPNALPSGSTSESQAAEKPSSTKISSSSSSSSSSSVPTSKEEKVIIKEEKTDGESYKTCQSKKKCDVPCTSASSSSSVQSVPVKSEPLESKDYITLQPMKPMDNSFLHHNSISSFADNYPPVKQEPIDSPYSCHSSNSFLPNIKQEMSPGSSSGSFSGPNSRQEWPTVDLGNFIDDIPPIASNAAVPVSEEDYVVQESTASQSQYTDASF; encoded by the exons ATGGACATGTATCAACAGTACCAGTACAATGG CTATCCACCAATGCCACCTGTCAAACAGGAACCTATGGACTACCCTCCACCATACCCTATGGACTACATGGATATGAATAATTATCAGCCATTGCCACCAGTTCCACCTCCCATGGAGGAACCACAGccaaaagtgaaaaaaagaaaaacaaagcaagATAAAGTCACAGACCACTTTAAGGAAAAGAAACCCAGAAAGAAGATTGACCGTTTCAAGGGAATGCCCGAAGAGGAAGTTGCAAAGAGAACTTTACCTGACCACCTGAAAGAGAATCTTGATATTGTAATT ATTGGAATTAACCCAGGTCTCATGGCTGCATTTAAAGGACACCATTACGCTGGACCTGGAAATCATTTCT GGAAGTGCTTGTACCTCTCTGGGATGACTGTTGAACCCCTGACAGCGATGGACGACTACAAACTGCTGGATATTGGAATAGGTTTCACAAACATGGTGGAGAGAACCACCAGGGGCAGTGCTGATCTCACTAG GAAAGAGATCAAAGAAGGTGCTCAAATTATGGTTgaaaaaatcaagaaatacaGACCACTGATAGCTTGCTTTAACGGAAAAGgtatttatgaaatattcagTGGCAAGAAAGATTTTGAAGTCGGGAGGCAACCTGAGACCATTCCTGGCACTGATACG GTCATCTACGTTATGCCTTCCTCAAGTGCACGGTGTTCGCAATTCCCAAGGGCACAAGACAAAGTTCAGTTTTACATAACACTTCGCGATCTCAGGGATGAACTGAAGGCGGTGAATTCAAATAACGGTATTCCAAATGCTCTTCCGTCCGGAAGCACCAGCGAGAGTCAAGCTGCGGAGAAACCCTCCTCCACAAAGATCAGTagcagcagtagtagcagtagtagtagtagtgtgcCTACCAGTAAGGAGGAGAAGGTGATAATCAAGGAGGAGAAGACCGACGGTGAGTCTTACAAAACCTGCCAAAGCAAGAAGAAATGCGACGTACCATGCACGTCCGCTTCTTCCTCCTCGTCGGTCCAGAGTGTTCCAGTGAAAAGTGAGCCCTTGGAGAGCAAAGACTATATTACTTTACAGCCAATGAAACCCATGGACAATTCGTTTCTGCACCACAACTCCATCTCCAGCTTTGCCGACAACTACCCCCCGGTCAAGCAGGAGCCCATCGACAGCCCGTACAGTTGCCATAGCAGCAACAGTTTCCTTCCAAACATCAAGCAAGAGATGAGTCCAGGTAGCAGCAGCGGCAGTTTTAGTGGACCAAACAGTCGTCAGGAGTGGCCTACCGTGGACCTGGGTAACTTCATCGACGACATCCCCCCCATCGCTAGTAACGCAGCGGTCCCCGTGTCGGAGGAAGACTACGTCGTGCAGGAGAGCACAGCCAGCCAGTCTCAGTATACCGATGCATCCTTTTAA